In Microtus ochrogaster isolate Prairie Vole_2 chromosome 4, MicOch1.0, whole genome shotgun sequence, one genomic interval encodes:
- the Gjd4 gene encoding gap junction delta-4 protein yields the protein MENLDLLGFLIITLNCNMTIVGMLWLVVAVLLRMLVVVLAGSPIYQDEQERFVCNTLQPGCANVCYDFFSPVSPLRFWLVQSLALLLPSAVFGAYALHRGAKLVAEGACRPRVPNLSTAYLVHLLLRTLLEAGLASLHYLLFGFSVPNRISCSRVPCSGTVDCYVSRPTEKSLLMLFVWAMSALSFLLSLADLLCSLRRSRGTTQGVKGEARPVCGVPTLPPCLLQNSQGCQSQGQVNHEGGQEEQGVPEFFSMCTAGQAGDSHVGQVIVSGRVEHSDQDDGEATSSAGDRLVVAHTEHEVRSRRETSSDLGGKNTRSSELPLASQSHLVRHCSASQPLAPGRLATSGSAPHLRPKKSEWV from the exons ATGGAGAACTTGGACTTGTTGGGGTTCCTCATTATCACCTTAAACTGCAACATGACCATTGTGG GCATGCTCTGGCTGGTCGTGGCGGTCCTGCTGAGGATGCTGGTGGTGGTCTTGGCAGGGTCCCCTATCTACCAGGACGAACAGGAGAGGTTTGTTTGTAACACCCTGCAGCCAGGATGTGCCAACGTTTGCTACGACTTCTTCTCCCCAGTGTCGCCGCTGCGGTTCTGGTTAGTGCAGAGCCTGGCGCTGCTCTTGCCTTCGGCAGTTTTTGGCGCCTACGCCCTGCACCGCGGCGCGAAGCTGGTTGCGGAGGGAGCCTGCAGGCCCCGGGTGCCCAACCTGTCCACCGCCTACCTGGTGCATCTTCTGCTGCGCACGCTGCTGGAGGCGGGACTGGCTTCCCTGCACTACTTGCTCTTTGGCTTCTCTGTGCCCAACCGAATTTCTTGCTCGCGTGTGCCCTGCTCAGGGACTGTGGACTGCTACGTGTCGCGGCCCACGGAGAAGTCCCTCCTGATGCTGTTCGTGTGGGCCATGAGCGCGCTATCCTTCCTGCTCAGTCTGGCGGACCTGCTTTGCAGCTTGCGGAGGTCACGAGGGACCACTCAAGGGGTGAAGGGCGAGGCCAGACCAGTCTGCGGAGTCCCCACACTCCCCCCTTGTCTCTTACAGAACTCTCAGGGTTGTCAAAGCCAGGGTCAGGTGAACCATGAAGGCGGCCAGGAGGAGCAGGGTGTGCCTGAGTTCTTTAGCATGTGCACAGCAGGGCAGGCAGGCGACAGTCACGTTGGTCAGGTCATTGTGTCAGGACGGGTGGAGCATTCAGACCAAGACGATGGTGAGGCCACTTCCTCAGCTGGCGACAggttggtggtggctcacacagaGCATGAGGTTAGATCCCGCAGAGAGACTTCTTCGGACCTAGGGGGCAAAAACACCCGGTCAAGTGAGCTCCCCTTGGCCTCCCAGAGCCACCTGGTTCGGCACTGTTCAGCAAGCCAGCCTCTGGCTCCTGGTCGGCTGGCCACGTCGGGCAGCGCCCCCCACCTGAGACCCAAAAAGTCTGAGTGGGTATGA